AATGGGTCCGGCAGATCGAATAGAAGTTGTGTTTGCCGTCGCGGCGTGCTTCAATTAAGCCTGCGTCGCGAAGGAGTGCGAGGTGGTGGCTCACAGCCGGCTGGCTCTGATTCAGCTTTTCACACAAGGCAGTTACGAATAATTCTTCTTCCTGGGCCAGATAAAGCATAATCCGCAGTCGCGTTTCGTCGGACAGCAGTTTGAAGACTTTAACGAGGTTTTTCTCCAGATGATCTGGCAGCGTCGGAAAACGCTGGGTCGTTCCTTCCTGGGGCGGATCCACAAGATTTGTGGCCATATCACTAGTTTCCTTTTTTAAATTCATGCAATAGAGCTCGTTTAAAACCGGTCACTTTATATACGTGACCAGCCTGTGGGGCAAATTTGTTCGTTCCACTCACGTCAGCGTGGGGAAGTTAAATCATGAAAAACAAGCAGCCAACCGCTGGCCATACCAATTGTTCAAAACATTGTGGCCCTAAATCGCCTGTATTACTTGGCGCGCAGATCTCAGCTGAAATATTCAACTACTACTTGTAATGTTGCCAGACAGGCGAAAGATGTGACGTAGGAGAGTCGCTTCAGTTCAGAAATTGAAGACCGCTCCCTTATTTCGTTGGCAATTATGGTAGTGCTCTGCCCAATCGTCAACTAGTATTTATCCAGTTTATCTAATTATTCGCGAAATAAGACTTGTTTTATGTGATTAAGTCTCTTGTTAGTAAGGGGTTATGTGGTGTCTGTCTCTGCGTTCTGCGATTTGACCGGTAAGAAAGCAATGGTGACCGGGTCCTCTTCCGGCATCGGAAAAGCGATTGCGCTGGAGCTGGCTGAGGCGGGGGCGGACGTGCTGATCCATTATCGGAATTCGTCCCAGGCAGCCGAGGCGGTGGTGGAAGAGATCCGGAGTCGCGGACGGGAGTCCGAGATGCTCTCCCTCGATCTGGCTCACCAGGAAAAGTATAAGGATTTTATTAATCATGCTTTTCAGAAATGGGGAACATTGGACATTTGGGTGAATAACGCGGGCGTCGATCTGCTGACGGGAGACCAGGCCAAACTGGGGTATGATGCGAAACTCGAAAAACTATTCGATATCGATGTGCGGGGAACCGTTCTGCTGTCGCGTGAAGTGGGACGTCGCATGAGCGAGCAGGGGTGTGGTTGTATACTGAATATCGGCTGGGATCAATCGGATCGGGGAATGGAAGGGGCCAGTGGTGAGCTGTTTGCGACCAGCAAGAATGCCATCATGGGTTTCAGTCGTTCGCTTGCGGTCTCGCTGGCACCGAAGGTTCGCGTGAACTGCATTGCCCCGGGTTGGATTCTGACGGCCTGGGGGGAATCGGCGAGTGAAGTCTGGCAGGAGCGGGTCAAACAGGAAACCCCGCTGGACTGCTGGGGAACTCCCCAGGACATCGCCAACATGGCGCGGTTTCTCTGCAGTCGGGAAGCGGCTTACATTACCGGTCAGGTCATCAATGTGAATGGGGGCGCCGTTCGCTGAGCTTCGATTACTCGGAGCCGGAATTCGGCTTCGAATTCGATTCCGGCAGCAGGTAGGCAAGCAGGTCACGAAATTCCTGGAGGGTCATCTGGTCCACCAGGCCGTTCGGCATGATCGAGGTTTTGGAAGGGACCATTTCTTCTATCTCGTCGATTTTGAACGAACGGATTTTCCCGTTGGAGTCGTAAATCGAACGTTCTTTGTTGTTGTGTTTATGATAAATGCCCGAGGCACTCTGACCATCGATGGTGACGATCGTCAGCGGGAGAAAGCCCGGGTCAATATCTTTACTGGGATTGATGATCGCCTCGACCAGGCGTTCCCGGTTCAAAGCGATACGACCGTTGGTGCGAATCAGGCCGGGGCCCACCTGTTGTCCGCGACCGTCGATCTGATGGCAACGGAAGCAACCGGGGCCCTGGGGATGAAAGAAGAGACGCTGACCGGCGCGGGGGTCTGCGGGACCGGCGAGGGTTTGCATCCACGCAGGTAGTTCGTCCCGGTTTGGTTTTGTTTCTGCAGGACTTTGATTCAGAACCCGCTGAACGAGAGCGTTGGTCGCGTTGTTCTCTGTAGCCAGCTGTTTCAGCGCTGTCTGTTGTGATGGGTTGAGTGAAGCGCCTCTCAGGGTTCGCAGGGCTTCGTTGGCGACGGTAGGGTTGGTGTCGGTGGCCAGCTTGAGCAGAGGTTTGACATTCTCAGGTTGAGTGGCAGAGAGGCCGATGATGGCTTCCGCGCGGAGGTTGGCGTCGACTTTTGCATTTGTGGCGAGCTGCAGCAGTTGCTGACGGGTCGTTTTCGTTTTGAGTTCACGAAGACTGCGGATCGCTTCGGTACGGACTCCCGCGTCAGCGGATTGTGCCAGAGTGGTCAGTTTGGCTTCACTTAACGCGGGATGATTCGCGGGTAGGAAGAGCAGAATCTGTTTTAACACTTCGGGAGACGTTTCGGGAAGATCCAGCAGGCGGGCGGCCAACTGCTGTGCCTGGGATTTGGTGACCCACCAGTCGCCTGTCGTGCCCCGCGTCCAGTCTTTCATCACGCCATCCAGCTGCGCGATGGAAGCCAGGTAGGCTTTGAGTAAATCGGGGGTCGTAGCCTGACTGGTGAGGTCAGCGACCAGTGTTTCGCGGAACTGTTTAAGCTGATCGCGGCCGATCCATTCGACGGCGACGAAACGCACATCAGGATTTTTATCTTTGAGGGCCTGTTTGAGCAGGCTTTCATCGGCTGATGTATTGCTCTCTTTGAGCAGGAAGATCGCTGCCAGGCGGACGGCGGGATCGTCGTTCTGGGAGAACAACTCAGCGAGCTCTGCGTTGGTTAGTGTCTGTCGGAGCCCTTCTCGGGCGGCCTGCTGCATGAACGGGGCACTATTGTGAAGACGCTCGCAGAGCAGGGGCAGGCTCTGTTTGTCTGTGATGCGTCTGAGGGCTGCAGCCTGGACGGCGAGGGACTGATCTTCCCGGGCGACCTGTGCGAAGTCGACCTGGTCGGCGGGAAGAATCGTAACCGCCTGTTCGCGGATGCCGGGTTCTTTGTCTTTGAGCAGGCCGGCGATGTAAGCGGGCGTTAGTTTGTTAACGCTGGCCAGGGCATTCAAGGCGACCGCCCGGACGCGAGGATCTGAATTGCCGAGGGCAGGCTGGAGTTTCTCGATACCAGACTTCTTCTGCGCGAGTAAGTTGCGCGCCGCGTTCTGGCGTTGCTGCCAGTCGGGGGAAGTCAGTTGGTTGTCGCGGGGGGAGAGTTCCGGTTTCACGGCACTGATTTTCCAGACGCGTCCTTTGCCGTGGAGCGGATAGGAACGATCGGCCCAGTCACCGATATACAAGCTGCCGTCAGGGCCAACGGCGATGCCCGCGGGACGGAAGTGTTCTTCGCCGGCGATGACCGGTTGCGTGGTGGTTTTGAACGAAGCACCGTCGGGTGTGAGGTGGTAGCGGTCGATGCGGTGTTCACCCCAACTGGCCACGAGCAGATCACCACGATAATCGGCGGGGAGCTGGTCGGATTCGTAGGAGATGACCCCCGTAGGAGATTCGCCGGTAGAAGAGGTCATGGGCAGAGTACCCGGGGTTTCGGCGTTGACTGCGATAAAGGGTTCGAGTGTGCGACGCCGGTAGCCGTAATCGCCCCCCTGAACGATGGTCAGCAGGCGACAGGGGGGACGATTACCGGGATCATTATCGCCAACAAACATGCGGCCGTAGACATCGAAGCAGAGATGGAAGGGGTTCCAGAAGCCGGTGGCAATGCGTTCGAGGCGGCTGCCATCAGTGCGACAGCGGAAGACGCCTCCTTCACCGCGCAGAGCGGGGATGCGGATGCTGCCTTTGCCGACGAGCGTTGCATCGTCTCCGTAATTCTGGCCGAGGGTGAAATAGATATTGCCGAAGTCGCCCACGAGTTCGGCGTCGGCTCCTTCGTTTTCTCCCATGCCGAAATAGATGTTGTTAAAGAAGTCGAATGCAAAGCCTGAGAAGCCGTTGTGCGGATAGGTGGCGGTGGTTTCCAGTTGAACCAGGTTCTGGCGGAGGTCCGCTGTGCCGTCGTCGTCTTTGTCTCGCAGTCGGAAAATGGAGCTGCGAGTAGCAACGTAGATCCAGCCATCCGGATGAGCGGCGACGTTCATGGTTTCGGTCGAGCCTTCGTAGAACGTCTGAATCCGGTCGGCACGACCATCGCCCGTGGTGTCCTCCAGTAATCGAATACGGTCGGTTTTGGGACCCTTGTAATTTTCGGGTCGGAAGTGAGTGTGACTTTCGACGACAAAGACGCGCCCCCGCTGGTCAACGGTGAGGCCGGTGACAGTGACGATATCCGGTTCGGCAGCAAAAAGTTCGATCTTGATCCGCGGATCGAGCGAGCGGGGCGGTTTGATCTCCGCTGTTGCCAGGGAAGAGAGGCAGCAGACAGCGGAGAACGATAGAACGGAAGCCAACAGTCGGGCTGGGGAAAGACCGGTCATGTCGTCAGATCCTGGTTGGGATTGAGGGAGGATGTTTCAGGATGTCGTCAGCGGACTTATTTCTGAGGAGGCAGGTAGCCCAGCGAGGTCAGAAACGCATCCAGTTTTACGATGGTATCTTCGTAGTTCTTTTTGTTACGACTCAGATTGAAGAAACCGTGCGGTTGATCCGGATAAGCGATAAGCTCACAGCGATTGCCCTTATGCTTCATCTGATCAGTAAAGCGTTCGACGTTTTCGAAAAGCACTGTTGTGTCGCCGGTGCCGTGGAAAATAATCGTAGGTGGAGTTCCCTTCCGCACGAAATGGATGGGAGAGATTTCCTTACAACGTTCTCCCAGCTGTTTCGGTCCCCCTTTCCAGCCGGATTCGGTGGTGTCAACGACCGGGTTGAACAGGGCCATCGCATTGGGGATGGAAGAAATCTTTTTATTTTCGTTCGGTTCATTGAAGCCGGTCACTGTTCCCGTGCAGGCCGCTACATGACCGCCGGCCGAACCGCCTCCGGCAACGATGCGATTGGGGTCGATACCCAGTTCTGCAGCGTGTTTGCGAATCCAGCGGACGGCTGATTTTCCATCGGCGACGCATTCGAAGGGGGTGGTGTCGTGCTTGGATTTGATACGGTATTCGGCAGCGCAGGAGACCATGCCACGCGAGGCGAGGTAACGACAGTGAGGTTCAAACTGGCTGGGGTTGCCATTCCGCCAGCCACCTCCAAAGAAGAAAACAGCTGCAGGTCGGGAGTCGCTCGGTTTCCAGTCTGCGGGTTTGAAAATATTCAGGTGCAGATCGCCTTGATCCGTTTTTTTATAGACTTTGAATTCCGCGTCCTTGAGCGGTTTCCAGCCGGGCTTGGGGGAGTTGGCTTTCTTCTTCTGTTCTGCCGCACGGAGGGGGGAAGAGGACTCGAAGCCGGCGAATTGAGTTGTGGCTGCGAGGGTACAAGCGATGAGCGCGATTGTGAAACGGAAATTCATGCTGCAGAGATTCCTTCTGTAAAACTTGAAACCGGTTGCTTGATATCCCATTGGATGACCTTCTATAGTAAATGAAAGTATGATCGAATTGTCTTTTCTTTTCAGGCTGGAATCCCAAAAAATGAAAATTAAACTGCTATTGAGTGTGGCCCTGTTCATGGGGCTGTTTACGGTTCTGAGTACAACCCGGGCGGAAGAGAACGCGTCCCAGTTACCTCCCAAAGAGAAATTTGAAATCTATCTGCTGATCGGACAGTCAAATATGGCAGGTCGGGGGAAAGTCGATCCCGCGACTAACAAGGCGCATCCCCGGGTGTTGAAACTCGATAAGCAGGGAAAATGGGTGCCGGCCACCGATCCTTTGCACTTCGATAAACCCAAGATTGCCGGCGTGGGTCCCGGTTCCGGCTTTGGTCCCGTGATTGCGGAAGCAAAGCCGGGCGTGACGATTGGCCTGATTCCCGCAGCCGTGGGGGGAACGCCCCTCAGTCGCTGGGTCAAAGGGGGCGATCTGTATGAGCGTGCCGTCAAGCTGGCGAAGGAGAATCAGAAGTACGGCGAGATCAAAGGTGCGATCTGGCACCAGGGGGAAGGGGATTCTTCCAATCCCAAGCTGTATAACTCATACCAGAAGCGACTCTCGGGCATGATCGCGGATCTGCGCAAAGATCTGAACGAACCGGACATGCCGTTCGTCATGGGGGAACTGGGTGAGTTTTTCACACGCCCCGGTGCTGAGACCGTCAACAAGTCGCTACACGGAATTGCAGAGACGGTGCCTGCCACCGCGGTGGCCTCTTCAAAAGGTCTGCCTGCGAAAAGCGATCAGGTGCACTTCAATGCGGAAGCAGAGCGCGAGTTCGGCAAACGTTATGCGGCACAGATGCTGAAACTGCAGAAGCAGGCTGCTGAGAAGTAAGCGATTCTGTAAAGCTGTGAATACGAAAAGAGGCAGTCTTTGTTGACTGCCTCTTTTTTGGTATGTAGCACTGGAGATCAGGCGAGGATGTCTTTGACCGGGTGGTGTTCTTCGACGCCGGTGAGCCGCTGATCGAGACCCTGGAATTTGTAGGTCAGTTTGCGATGATCGATGCCCAGACACTGCAGGATCGTTGCGTTGAAATCATGGATGTGGACTGGCTTGTCAACGATGTTGTAACTGAAGTCGTCGGTCGATCCGTAGACCTGTCCTTTTTTAATCCCGCCGCCAGCCATCCAGACGGAGAAGCAGCGGGGATGGTGGTCACGTCCATAGTTCTCACGGCTGAGTTTCCCCTGGCAGTAGACCGTACGGCCGAATTCACCGCCCCAGATGACGAGGGTGTCATCGAGCATGCCACGCTGTTTGAGGTCTTTGACCAGCGCGGCTGCCGGCTGGTCGATGTCCTTACATTGTTTGGGCAGGTCACCTGCAATATTTGCGTGCTGGTCCCAGCCACGGTGGAAGATCTGCGAGAAGCGGACTCCCCGTTCAGCCATGCGACGGGCGAGCAGACAGTGATAGGCGAATGTGCCCGGCTTATGTACCTCGGGGCCATACATGTCGAGTGTGGCTTTGGTTTCCTTGGTGATGTCGGTCAGTTCAGGAACCGAAGTCTGCATGCGGAAAGCCATCTCGTATTGTGAGATGCGGGTCTGGATTTCCGGATCGCCGATACTTTCGTATTCGTTCTGGTTGACCTGCGAGAGTGTGTCCAGCATGCGGCGGCGCAGTTTGGCCGAGACGCCCGGTGGGTTGGAGAGGAACAGCACCGGATCGCCTTTGGAACGCAGTGAAACGCCCGAGTATTTACTGGGCAGAAATCCGCTGCCCCAGAGACGGTTGTAAAGCGCCTGAGCCTGTTGCCGACCTGACCAAGTGGAGGTAAGCACAACGAAGGCGGGCAGGTTTTCATTCATTGAACCCAGCCCGTAGCTCAGCCAGGAACCGAGGCTGGCGCGACCGGGCAACTGGTTACCGGTGCAGATATAGGTGATTGCCGGGTCGTGATTGATGGCCTCCGTCCAGAGGGAGCGGACGATGGAAATATCTTTGACGATGCCTGCGGTGTGAGGCAGCAGTTCGCTGACCCAGGCACCATCGCCACCGTTGTCGTGTTTCGCAAATTTGAATTTCGACGGAGCCAGCGGAAAGCGGGACTGGCCTGAGGTCATCGTTGTCAGTCGCTGTCCCTGCCGGACGGATTCAGGCAGGTCTTTGTCGAAAAGTTTGTCGAGTTCCGGTTTGTAGTCGAGCGTGTCGATCTGGGAAGGGGAACCCGCCATGAACAGATAGATGGCCCGCTTCGCTTTGGGAGCGAAGTGAGGAATATCGGGGAGTCCGCCGATTGTCTGTGATTCGGGATTCGCTGCCTGCAAGGGCTGACGATTGGCTTCAAGAGAGGCCAATGCTGCGGTTCCCAGTCCGAGGCCACCCGCTTTGAAAAAATGACGTCGCGTGATCTGTGAGAGATGTTCCTGCATGGGATTCATGACGATACCTGTTTATTTCTGTTGAGTTCTAAGCCGCAGCTGTTGCTATCCGGCGTGGATGCTGTGGAATGATGAAGAACAACGTCGTCAATTTTTATTGAGCACTTCATCCAGGTTGAGGATGAGGTTGCCCACCATGGTCCAGGCGGCCAGTTCCTGCGGATTCAGTTTCTCGTCAGGTTTGGACTCGCCAACAGCAATCAGTTCTTTGGCAGCTTCTGGAGCTTTCTGGTATTCGGCCAGCATGTCCTCAAAAGTCTGTTTAATCAGGGTCAGGTTTTCCGTTGAGATCGGATGACCGGTGGCCATTGTGTAAGCAAACTTGATCCGCTCTTCGGGAGACGAACCGCCTTCTTTCATCATGCGTTCGCCAAAGGCACGAGCGGCTTCCATATACTGTGGATCGTTCAACAGCAGCAGGGCCTGCAGTGGCGTGTTGGTCCGTTCGCGACGCATGGTGCAGGCTTCCCGGCTGGGGGCATCGAAGGTCGACATTTCCGGCGGGGGTGAGGTCCGTTTCCAGAAGGTATACAGGCCGCGACGGAAGACTTTCTCAGGGCCCGTATCCTGTTTGAACCGCACGGTATTCGAGCCGGAATAACCGACGGCGTACCAGAGTCCATCAGGTTGAGGCGGTTTGACACTGGGGCCACCTACCTTGGGAACGAGCAGACCACTGACGGCGAGCGCCTGGTCACGCAGCATTTCCGCATCCAGACGGAAACGGGGGCCACGGGCCAATAAACGGTTCTCGGGATCCTGCTGATACAGTTCCGGAGTGACACTGGAGTTTTGACGATAAGTGGCGGACATCACGAGCTGTTTCATCAGCCGTTTGACGTCCCACTGGTGTTCCTGGAAATCGACGGAGAGCCAGTCCAGCAGTTCGGGATGGCTGGGGACCGCTCCCTGGTTGCCGAAGTCTTCACTGGTTTCGACGATACCGGTGCCGAACAACTGCTGCCAGAACCGGTTGACGGCAACGCGGGATGTCAGCGGATGACTGGAGTCGACGAGCCATTTCGCCAGACCCAGCCGGTTGACGGGCCATTCGGCTGCCATG
This is a stretch of genomic DNA from Gimesia sp.. It encodes these proteins:
- a CDS encoding SDR family oxidoreductase: MSVSAFCDLTGKKAMVTGSSSGIGKAIALELAEAGADVLIHYRNSSQAAEAVVEEIRSRGRESEMLSLDLAHQEKYKDFINHAFQKWGTLDIWVNNAGVDLLTGDQAKLGYDAKLEKLFDIDVRGTVLLSREVGRRMSEQGCGCILNIGWDQSDRGMEGASGELFATSKNAIMGFSRSLAVSLAPKVRVNCIAPGWILTAWGESASEVWQERVKQETPLDCWGTPQDIANMARFLCSREAAYITGQVINVNGGAVR
- a CDS encoding metalloregulator ArsR/SmtB family transcription factor, with amino-acid sequence MATNLVDPPQEGTTQRFPTLPDHLEKNLVKVFKLLSDETRLRIMLYLAQEEELFVTALCEKLNQSQPAVSHHLALLRDAGLIEARRDGKHNFYSICRTHFHAIMAELFNSFNDPNENIIRIDNFVLTQDLS
- a CDS encoding alpha/beta hydrolase, whose protein sequence is MNFRFTIALIACTLAATTQFAGFESSSPLRAAEQKKKANSPKPGWKPLKDAEFKVYKKTDQGDLHLNIFKPADWKPSDSRPAAVFFFGGGWRNGNPSQFEPHCRYLASRGMVSCAAEYRIKSKHDTTPFECVADGKSAVRWIRKHAAELGIDPNRIVAGGGSAGGHVAACTGTVTGFNEPNENKKISSIPNAMALFNPVVDTTESGWKGGPKQLGERCKEISPIHFVRKGTPPTIIFHGTGDTTVLFENVERFTDQMKHKGNRCELIAYPDQPHGFFNLSRNKKNYEDTIVKLDAFLTSLGYLPPQK
- a CDS encoding PVC-type heme-binding CxxCH protein produces the protein MTGLSPARLLASVLSFSAVCCLSSLATAEIKPPRSLDPRIKIELFAAEPDIVTVTGLTVDQRGRVFVVESHTHFRPENYKGPKTDRIRLLEDTTGDGRADRIQTFYEGSTETMNVAAHPDGWIYVATRSSIFRLRDKDDDGTADLRQNLVQLETTATYPHNGFSGFAFDFFNNIYFGMGENEGADAELVGDFGNIYFTLGQNYGDDATLVGKGSIRIPALRGEGGVFRCRTDGSRLERIATGFWNPFHLCFDVYGRMFVGDNDPGNRPPCRLLTIVQGGDYGYRRRTLEPFIAVNAETPGTLPMTSSTGESPTGVISYESDQLPADYRGDLLVASWGEHRIDRYHLTPDGASFKTTTQPVIAGEEHFRPAGIAVGPDGSLYIGDWADRSYPLHGKGRVWKISAVKPELSPRDNQLTSPDWQQRQNAARNLLAQKKSGIEKLQPALGNSDPRVRAVALNALASVNKLTPAYIAGLLKDKEPGIREQAVTILPADQVDFAQVAREDQSLAVQAAALRRITDKQSLPLLCERLHNSAPFMQQAAREGLRQTLTNAELAELFSQNDDPAVRLAAIFLLKESNTSADESLLKQALKDKNPDVRFVAVEWIGRDQLKQFRETLVADLTSQATTPDLLKAYLASIAQLDGVMKDWTRGTTGDWWVTKSQAQQLAARLLDLPETSPEVLKQILLFLPANHPALSEAKLTTLAQSADAGVRTEAIRSLRELKTKTTRQQLLQLATNAKVDANLRAEAIIGLSATQPENVKPLLKLATDTNPTVANEALRTLRGASLNPSQQTALKQLATENNATNALVQRVLNQSPAETKPNRDELPAWMQTLAGPADPRAGQRLFFHPQGPGCFRCHQIDGRGQQVGPGLIRTNGRIALNRERLVEAIINPSKDIDPGFLPLTIVTIDGQSASGIYHKHNNKERSIYDSNGKIRSFKIDEIEEMVPSKTSIMPNGLVDQMTLQEFRDLLAYLLPESNSKPNSGSE
- a CDS encoding sialate O-acetylesterase yields the protein MKIKLLLSVALFMGLFTVLSTTRAEENASQLPPKEKFEIYLLIGQSNMAGRGKVDPATNKAHPRVLKLDKQGKWVPATDPLHFDKPKIAGVGPGSGFGPVIAEAKPGVTIGLIPAAVGGTPLSRWVKGGDLYERAVKLAKENQKYGEIKGAIWHQGEGDSSNPKLYNSYQKRLSGMIADLRKDLNEPDMPFVMGELGEFFTRPGAETVNKSLHGIAETVPATAVASSKGLPAKSDQVHFNAEAEREFGKRYAAQMLKLQKQAAEK
- a CDS encoding DUF1501 domain-containing protein, whose product is MNPMQEHLSQITRRHFFKAGGLGLGTAALASLEANRQPLQAANPESQTIGGLPDIPHFAPKAKRAIYLFMAGSPSQIDTLDYKPELDKLFDKDLPESVRQGQRLTTMTSGQSRFPLAPSKFKFAKHDNGGDGAWVSELLPHTAGIVKDISIVRSLWTEAINHDPAITYICTGNQLPGRASLGSWLSYGLGSMNENLPAFVVLTSTWSGRQQAQALYNRLWGSGFLPSKYSGVSLRSKGDPVLFLSNPPGVSAKLRRRMLDTLSQVNQNEYESIGDPEIQTRISQYEMAFRMQTSVPELTDITKETKATLDMYGPEVHKPGTFAYHCLLARRMAERGVRFSQIFHRGWDQHANIAGDLPKQCKDIDQPAAALVKDLKQRGMLDDTLVIWGGEFGRTVYCQGKLSRENYGRDHHPRCFSVWMAGGGIKKGQVYGSTDDFSYNIVDKPVHIHDFNATILQCLGIDHRKLTYKFQGLDQRLTGVEEHHPVKDILA